In a genomic window of Pangasianodon hypophthalmus isolate fPanHyp1 chromosome 1, fPanHyp1.pri, whole genome shotgun sequence:
- the sybu gene encoding syntabulin isoform X2 — MGPFQDYKVKKSFGKDSTRSRIPRLMLQPFHPKDSQISQFPLSEDESKDCDISRKQSRTISPNSFSSVLTCARLVSDDTGCPSSQCPSPAKIRSGSDNSSLGSPIPVKSKAKVKRVRVNVVAECNGITQKHNREQQQPAILHRGSEADFSSSSSTGSFKSRGTMANSSTGKKSSLSHSRVPHIRSQPVFKPPGSPTAPCDAELYAPYRTPPKKPLSSCISNNSNPTVRTTPGSYRSCGDNHGIRPPNPEQYLTPLQQKEVTIRHLRTKLRDSEQTVSDRESEIQELKSQLGRMREDWIEEECHRVEAQLALKEARKEIKQLRQVVETMKNSLMEKDKGIQKYFIDINIQNRKLESLLHSMELAQSGANLHDEPTLDFICDSPEKPSEGKEKEELQVQDQAEKEMADSGLLVNDEMANQMDMLEQVLMSTAVDYSQDGSGKLMSHPGVSSLIQCAAEDSVKSSKDQIHSQITADEQHTSGEKAVQTDETFYNPDLQALLLHLLKLQNTGLSSNVFQKLPKAQESNIPQAEEPIKDKLLSQAQNPNLMEGMDHIPYNPALSTLLIPQDPGGSTQSSEPEVDPGFMEELDFGMKDTCSSVNTAVVGKSHWSNSFLVDLVAVAAPVLPTVAWLYSQHNAIDGAPVYNIAALIRGCCIMGLHSLRLVTYGPHV, encoded by the exons GTGAAGAAGTCGTTTGGAAAGGACAGCACTCGTAGCCGCATCCCCCGTCTCATGCTTCAACCTTTTCATCCCAAGGATTCGCAGATTTCTCAGTTTCCATTGTCTGAGGATGAAAGCAAAGACTGCGACATCAGCAGAAAACAGAGCAGAACCATCAGTCCTAACAGCTTCTCATCAG TGTTGACGTGTGCTCGCCTGGTTTCAGATGACACTGGATGTCCAAGCAGTCAGTGTCCATCTCCAGCTAAAATCAGATCTGGCTCAGACAACAGCTCTCTGGGGTCACCCATACCAGTGAAGAGCAAGGCCAAGGTCAAGAGGGTCAGAGTCAATGTGGTGGCTGAGTGTAACGGCATTACACAGAAGCACAACAGGGAGCAGCAGCAACCCGCTATTCTGCACAGAG GCAGTGAGGCTGACTTCAGCTCTTCCAGCAGCACTGGAAGCTTCAAGAGCCGTGGAACTATGGCCAACAGCTCCACTGGGAAAAAGAGCAGCCTTTCACACAG TCGCGTGCCGCACATCAGAAGCCAGCCCGTGTTTAAACCTCCAGGAAGCCCTACTGCTCCCTGTGATGCAGAACTGTATGCCCCCTACAGAACGCCCCCCAAAAAACCCCTTTCCTCATGCATCAGCAACAATTCTAACCCCACTGTCAG AACCACTCCAGGGAGCTACCGTTCATGTGGTGACAATCATGGCATCAGACCACCCAATCCAGAGCAATACCTGACCCCTCTACAACAAAAAGAGGTGACAATCCGGCACTTGAGGACCAAGCTCAGGGATTCTGAGCAAACCGTCTCTGATCG GGAGTCTGAAATTCAGGAGTTGAAGTCCCAGCTGGGCCGGATGCGTGAGGACTGGATCGAGGAAGAGTGTCACCGTGTGGAGGCACAGCTAGCTCTCAAGGAGGCACGTAAGGAGATAAAACAGCTACGGCAAGTAGTTGAGACCATGAAGAACAGTCTGATGGAGAAGGATAAAGGCATTCAGAAGTATTTCATTGATATCAACATCCAGAACAGGAAGCTGGAATCCTTACTGCATAGCATGGAACTGGCGCAAAGTGGTGCCAACCTGCATGACGAGCCCACACTGGACTTCATATGTGACTCTCCAGAAAAGCCCTCTGAAGGGAAGGAGAAAGAAGAGCTGCAGGTTCAGGATcaggcagagaaagagatggcAGACAGTGGGTTACTGGTTAATGATGAGATGGCCAACCAGATGGACATGCTAGAGCAGGTTCTCATGTCTACAGCTGTGGACTACAGCCAAGATGGTAGTGGCAAACTCATGAGCCACCCGGGAGTGTCCTCTCTGATACAGTGTGCTGCTGAGGACAGTGTGAAGAGCTCTAAAGATCAAATCCACAGTCAAATCACTGCTGATGAGCAACATACTTCTGGTGAAAAGGCAGTCCAAACAGATGAGACCTTCTATAATCCTGATCTCCAAGCCTTGCTTTTACATCTGCTGAAGCTTCAAAACACTGGGCTGTCTTCAAATGTTTTCCAAAAGTTACCCAAAGCACAGGAATCCAACATACCCCAAGCAGAGGAACCAATCAAAGACAAATTGTTGTCTCAAGCTCAGAATCCCAACCTGATGGAGGGGATGGACCACATTCCCTATAATCCTGCACTTTCTACATTGCTAATTCCACAGGACCCTGGTGGTTCAACCCAGAGTTCAGAACCTGAAGTGGATCCAGGGTTCATGGAAGAGCTGGACTTTGGCATGAAGGATACTTGCAGCAGTGTTAATACAGCTGTGGTGGGGAAAAGCCACTGGAGCAACAGCTTCTTGGTTGATCTGGTTGCTGTGGCAGCACCTGTTCTTCCTACGGTGGCCTGGCTGTACTCTCAGCACAATGCAATTGATGGGGCACCAGTGTACAACATTGCAGCTTTAATCCGTGGCTGTTGCATTATGGGATTGCACTCTCTTCGCCTTGTCACCTATGGGCCACACGTGTGA
- the sybu gene encoding syntabulin isoform X1 — protein MGPFQDYKVKKSFGKDSTRSRIPRLMLQPFHPKDSQISQFPLSEDESKDCDISRKQSRTISPNSFSSVLTCARLVSDDTGCPSSQCPSPAKIRSGSDNSSLGSPIPVKSKAKVKRVRVNVVAECNGITQKHNREQQQPAILHRGSEADFSSSSSTGSFKSRGTMANSSTGKKSSLSHSRVPHIRSQPVFKPPGSPTAPCDAELYAPYRTPPKKPLSSCISNNSNPTVRRTTPGSYRSCGDNHGIRPPNPEQYLTPLQQKEVTIRHLRTKLRDSEQTVSDRESEIQELKSQLGRMREDWIEEECHRVEAQLALKEARKEIKQLRQVVETMKNSLMEKDKGIQKYFIDINIQNRKLESLLHSMELAQSGANLHDEPTLDFICDSPEKPSEGKEKEELQVQDQAEKEMADSGLLVNDEMANQMDMLEQVLMSTAVDYSQDGSGKLMSHPGVSSLIQCAAEDSVKSSKDQIHSQITADEQHTSGEKAVQTDETFYNPDLQALLLHLLKLQNTGLSSNVFQKLPKAQESNIPQAEEPIKDKLLSQAQNPNLMEGMDHIPYNPALSTLLIPQDPGGSTQSSEPEVDPGFMEELDFGMKDTCSSVNTAVVGKSHWSNSFLVDLVAVAAPVLPTVAWLYSQHNAIDGAPVYNIAALIRGCCIMGLHSLRLVTYGPHV, from the exons GTGAAGAAGTCGTTTGGAAAGGACAGCACTCGTAGCCGCATCCCCCGTCTCATGCTTCAACCTTTTCATCCCAAGGATTCGCAGATTTCTCAGTTTCCATTGTCTGAGGATGAAAGCAAAGACTGCGACATCAGCAGAAAACAGAGCAGAACCATCAGTCCTAACAGCTTCTCATCAG TGTTGACGTGTGCTCGCCTGGTTTCAGATGACACTGGATGTCCAAGCAGTCAGTGTCCATCTCCAGCTAAAATCAGATCTGGCTCAGACAACAGCTCTCTGGGGTCACCCATACCAGTGAAGAGCAAGGCCAAGGTCAAGAGGGTCAGAGTCAATGTGGTGGCTGAGTGTAACGGCATTACACAGAAGCACAACAGGGAGCAGCAGCAACCCGCTATTCTGCACAGAG GCAGTGAGGCTGACTTCAGCTCTTCCAGCAGCACTGGAAGCTTCAAGAGCCGTGGAACTATGGCCAACAGCTCCACTGGGAAAAAGAGCAGCCTTTCACACAG TCGCGTGCCGCACATCAGAAGCCAGCCCGTGTTTAAACCTCCAGGAAGCCCTACTGCTCCCTGTGATGCAGAACTGTATGCCCCCTACAGAACGCCCCCCAAAAAACCCCTTTCCTCATGCATCAGCAACAATTCTAACCCCACTGTCAG AAGAACCACTCCAGGGAGCTACCGTTCATGTGGTGACAATCATGGCATCAGACCACCCAATCCAGAGCAATACCTGACCCCTCTACAACAAAAAGAGGTGACAATCCGGCACTTGAGGACCAAGCTCAGGGATTCTGAGCAAACCGTCTCTGATCG GGAGTCTGAAATTCAGGAGTTGAAGTCCCAGCTGGGCCGGATGCGTGAGGACTGGATCGAGGAAGAGTGTCACCGTGTGGAGGCACAGCTAGCTCTCAAGGAGGCACGTAAGGAGATAAAACAGCTACGGCAAGTAGTTGAGACCATGAAGAACAGTCTGATGGAGAAGGATAAAGGCATTCAGAAGTATTTCATTGATATCAACATCCAGAACAGGAAGCTGGAATCCTTACTGCATAGCATGGAACTGGCGCAAAGTGGTGCCAACCTGCATGACGAGCCCACACTGGACTTCATATGTGACTCTCCAGAAAAGCCCTCTGAAGGGAAGGAGAAAGAAGAGCTGCAGGTTCAGGATcaggcagagaaagagatggcAGACAGTGGGTTACTGGTTAATGATGAGATGGCCAACCAGATGGACATGCTAGAGCAGGTTCTCATGTCTACAGCTGTGGACTACAGCCAAGATGGTAGTGGCAAACTCATGAGCCACCCGGGAGTGTCCTCTCTGATACAGTGTGCTGCTGAGGACAGTGTGAAGAGCTCTAAAGATCAAATCCACAGTCAAATCACTGCTGATGAGCAACATACTTCTGGTGAAAAGGCAGTCCAAACAGATGAGACCTTCTATAATCCTGATCTCCAAGCCTTGCTTTTACATCTGCTGAAGCTTCAAAACACTGGGCTGTCTTCAAATGTTTTCCAAAAGTTACCCAAAGCACAGGAATCCAACATACCCCAAGCAGAGGAACCAATCAAAGACAAATTGTTGTCTCAAGCTCAGAATCCCAACCTGATGGAGGGGATGGACCACATTCCCTATAATCCTGCACTTTCTACATTGCTAATTCCACAGGACCCTGGTGGTTCAACCCAGAGTTCAGAACCTGAAGTGGATCCAGGGTTCATGGAAGAGCTGGACTTTGGCATGAAGGATACTTGCAGCAGTGTTAATACAGCTGTGGTGGGGAAAAGCCACTGGAGCAACAGCTTCTTGGTTGATCTGGTTGCTGTGGCAGCACCTGTTCTTCCTACGGTGGCCTGGCTGTACTCTCAGCACAATGCAATTGATGGGGCACCAGTGTACAACATTGCAGCTTTAATCCGTGGCTGTTGCATTATGGGATTGCACTCTCTTCGCCTTGTCACCTATGGGCCACACGTGTGA
- the sybu gene encoding syntabulin isoform X3: protein MGPFQDYKVKKSFGKDSTRSRIPRLMLQPFHPKDSQISQFPLSEDESKDCDISRKQSRTISPNSFSSDDTGCPSSQCPSPAKIRSGSDNSSLGSPIPVKSKAKVKRVRVNVVAECNGITQKHNREQQQPAILHRGSEADFSSSSSTGSFKSRGTMANSSTGKKSSLSHSRVPHIRSQPVFKPPGSPTAPCDAELYAPYRTPPKKPLSSCISNNSNPTVRRTTPGSYRSCGDNHGIRPPNPEQYLTPLQQKEVTIRHLRTKLRDSEQTVSDRESEIQELKSQLGRMREDWIEEECHRVEAQLALKEARKEIKQLRQVVETMKNSLMEKDKGIQKYFIDINIQNRKLESLLHSMELAQSGANLHDEPTLDFICDSPEKPSEGKEKEELQVQDQAEKEMADSGLLVNDEMANQMDMLEQVLMSTAVDYSQDGSGKLMSHPGVSSLIQCAAEDSVKSSKDQIHSQITADEQHTSGEKAVQTDETFYNPDLQALLLHLLKLQNTGLSSNVFQKLPKAQESNIPQAEEPIKDKLLSQAQNPNLMEGMDHIPYNPALSTLLIPQDPGGSTQSSEPEVDPGFMEELDFGMKDTCSSVNTAVVGKSHWSNSFLVDLVAVAAPVLPTVAWLYSQHNAIDGAPVYNIAALIRGCCIMGLHSLRLVTYGPHV from the exons GTGAAGAAGTCGTTTGGAAAGGACAGCACTCGTAGCCGCATCCCCCGTCTCATGCTTCAACCTTTTCATCCCAAGGATTCGCAGATTTCTCAGTTTCCATTGTCTGAGGATGAAAGCAAAGACTGCGACATCAGCAGAAAACAGAGCAGAACCATCAGTCCTAACAGCTTCTCATCAG ATGACACTGGATGTCCAAGCAGTCAGTGTCCATCTCCAGCTAAAATCAGATCTGGCTCAGACAACAGCTCTCTGGGGTCACCCATACCAGTGAAGAGCAAGGCCAAGGTCAAGAGGGTCAGAGTCAATGTGGTGGCTGAGTGTAACGGCATTACACAGAAGCACAACAGGGAGCAGCAGCAACCCGCTATTCTGCACAGAG GCAGTGAGGCTGACTTCAGCTCTTCCAGCAGCACTGGAAGCTTCAAGAGCCGTGGAACTATGGCCAACAGCTCCACTGGGAAAAAGAGCAGCCTTTCACACAG TCGCGTGCCGCACATCAGAAGCCAGCCCGTGTTTAAACCTCCAGGAAGCCCTACTGCTCCCTGTGATGCAGAACTGTATGCCCCCTACAGAACGCCCCCCAAAAAACCCCTTTCCTCATGCATCAGCAACAATTCTAACCCCACTGTCAG AAGAACCACTCCAGGGAGCTACCGTTCATGTGGTGACAATCATGGCATCAGACCACCCAATCCAGAGCAATACCTGACCCCTCTACAACAAAAAGAGGTGACAATCCGGCACTTGAGGACCAAGCTCAGGGATTCTGAGCAAACCGTCTCTGATCG GGAGTCTGAAATTCAGGAGTTGAAGTCCCAGCTGGGCCGGATGCGTGAGGACTGGATCGAGGAAGAGTGTCACCGTGTGGAGGCACAGCTAGCTCTCAAGGAGGCACGTAAGGAGATAAAACAGCTACGGCAAGTAGTTGAGACCATGAAGAACAGTCTGATGGAGAAGGATAAAGGCATTCAGAAGTATTTCATTGATATCAACATCCAGAACAGGAAGCTGGAATCCTTACTGCATAGCATGGAACTGGCGCAAAGTGGTGCCAACCTGCATGACGAGCCCACACTGGACTTCATATGTGACTCTCCAGAAAAGCCCTCTGAAGGGAAGGAGAAAGAAGAGCTGCAGGTTCAGGATcaggcagagaaagagatggcAGACAGTGGGTTACTGGTTAATGATGAGATGGCCAACCAGATGGACATGCTAGAGCAGGTTCTCATGTCTACAGCTGTGGACTACAGCCAAGATGGTAGTGGCAAACTCATGAGCCACCCGGGAGTGTCCTCTCTGATACAGTGTGCTGCTGAGGACAGTGTGAAGAGCTCTAAAGATCAAATCCACAGTCAAATCACTGCTGATGAGCAACATACTTCTGGTGAAAAGGCAGTCCAAACAGATGAGACCTTCTATAATCCTGATCTCCAAGCCTTGCTTTTACATCTGCTGAAGCTTCAAAACACTGGGCTGTCTTCAAATGTTTTCCAAAAGTTACCCAAAGCACAGGAATCCAACATACCCCAAGCAGAGGAACCAATCAAAGACAAATTGTTGTCTCAAGCTCAGAATCCCAACCTGATGGAGGGGATGGACCACATTCCCTATAATCCTGCACTTTCTACATTGCTAATTCCACAGGACCCTGGTGGTTCAACCCAGAGTTCAGAACCTGAAGTGGATCCAGGGTTCATGGAAGAGCTGGACTTTGGCATGAAGGATACTTGCAGCAGTGTTAATACAGCTGTGGTGGGGAAAAGCCACTGGAGCAACAGCTTCTTGGTTGATCTGGTTGCTGTGGCAGCACCTGTTCTTCCTACGGTGGCCTGGCTGTACTCTCAGCACAATGCAATTGATGGGGCACCAGTGTACAACATTGCAGCTTTAATCCGTGGCTGTTGCATTATGGGATTGCACTCTCTTCGCCTTGTCACCTATGGGCCACACGTGTGA
- the sybu gene encoding syntabulin isoform X4 — protein MVLSKGKRCFSGSEADFSSSSSTGSFKSRGTMANSSTGKKSSLSHSRVPHIRSQPVFKPPGSPTAPCDAELYAPYRTPPKKPLSSCISNNSNPTVRRTTPGSYRSCGDNHGIRPPNPEQYLTPLQQKEVTIRHLRTKLRDSEQTVSDRESEIQELKSQLGRMREDWIEEECHRVEAQLALKEARKEIKQLRQVVETMKNSLMEKDKGIQKYFIDINIQNRKLESLLHSMELAQSGANLHDEPTLDFICDSPEKPSEGKEKEELQVQDQAEKEMADSGLLVNDEMANQMDMLEQVLMSTAVDYSQDGSGKLMSHPGVSSLIQCAAEDSVKSSKDQIHSQITADEQHTSGEKAVQTDETFYNPDLQALLLHLLKLQNTGLSSNVFQKLPKAQESNIPQAEEPIKDKLLSQAQNPNLMEGMDHIPYNPALSTLLIPQDPGGSTQSSEPEVDPGFMEELDFGMKDTCSSVNTAVVGKSHWSNSFLVDLVAVAAPVLPTVAWLYSQHNAIDGAPVYNIAALIRGCCIMGLHSLRLVTYGPHV, from the exons ATGGTTTTATCAAAAGGAAAGAGGTGTTTCTCAG GCAGTGAGGCTGACTTCAGCTCTTCCAGCAGCACTGGAAGCTTCAAGAGCCGTGGAACTATGGCCAACAGCTCCACTGGGAAAAAGAGCAGCCTTTCACACAG TCGCGTGCCGCACATCAGAAGCCAGCCCGTGTTTAAACCTCCAGGAAGCCCTACTGCTCCCTGTGATGCAGAACTGTATGCCCCCTACAGAACGCCCCCCAAAAAACCCCTTTCCTCATGCATCAGCAACAATTCTAACCCCACTGTCAG AAGAACCACTCCAGGGAGCTACCGTTCATGTGGTGACAATCATGGCATCAGACCACCCAATCCAGAGCAATACCTGACCCCTCTACAACAAAAAGAGGTGACAATCCGGCACTTGAGGACCAAGCTCAGGGATTCTGAGCAAACCGTCTCTGATCG GGAGTCTGAAATTCAGGAGTTGAAGTCCCAGCTGGGCCGGATGCGTGAGGACTGGATCGAGGAAGAGTGTCACCGTGTGGAGGCACAGCTAGCTCTCAAGGAGGCACGTAAGGAGATAAAACAGCTACGGCAAGTAGTTGAGACCATGAAGAACAGTCTGATGGAGAAGGATAAAGGCATTCAGAAGTATTTCATTGATATCAACATCCAGAACAGGAAGCTGGAATCCTTACTGCATAGCATGGAACTGGCGCAAAGTGGTGCCAACCTGCATGACGAGCCCACACTGGACTTCATATGTGACTCTCCAGAAAAGCCCTCTGAAGGGAAGGAGAAAGAAGAGCTGCAGGTTCAGGATcaggcagagaaagagatggcAGACAGTGGGTTACTGGTTAATGATGAGATGGCCAACCAGATGGACATGCTAGAGCAGGTTCTCATGTCTACAGCTGTGGACTACAGCCAAGATGGTAGTGGCAAACTCATGAGCCACCCGGGAGTGTCCTCTCTGATACAGTGTGCTGCTGAGGACAGTGTGAAGAGCTCTAAAGATCAAATCCACAGTCAAATCACTGCTGATGAGCAACATACTTCTGGTGAAAAGGCAGTCCAAACAGATGAGACCTTCTATAATCCTGATCTCCAAGCCTTGCTTTTACATCTGCTGAAGCTTCAAAACACTGGGCTGTCTTCAAATGTTTTCCAAAAGTTACCCAAAGCACAGGAATCCAACATACCCCAAGCAGAGGAACCAATCAAAGACAAATTGTTGTCTCAAGCTCAGAATCCCAACCTGATGGAGGGGATGGACCACATTCCCTATAATCCTGCACTTTCTACATTGCTAATTCCACAGGACCCTGGTGGTTCAACCCAGAGTTCAGAACCTGAAGTGGATCCAGGGTTCATGGAAGAGCTGGACTTTGGCATGAAGGATACTTGCAGCAGTGTTAATACAGCTGTGGTGGGGAAAAGCCACTGGAGCAACAGCTTCTTGGTTGATCTGGTTGCTGTGGCAGCACCTGTTCTTCCTACGGTGGCCTGGCTGTACTCTCAGCACAATGCAATTGATGGGGCACCAGTGTACAACATTGCAGCTTTAATCCGTGGCTGTTGCATTATGGGATTGCACTCTCTTCGCCTTGTCACCTATGGGCCACACGTGTGA